In Scatophagus argus isolate fScaArg1 chromosome 7, fScaArg1.pri, whole genome shotgun sequence, a genomic segment contains:
- the mical3a gene encoding protein-methionine sulfoxide oxidase mical3a isoform X10: protein MGDGGAGAAGGDGVNRSHVLFDSFVQATTCKGTLKAFQELCDHLEVKPTESRIFYHKLKSKLNYWKAKALWAKLDKRASQKEYKKGRACANSKCLIIGAGPCGLRTAIELAFLGAKVVLLEKRDAFSRNNVLHLWPFTIQDLRGLGAKKFYGKFCAGAIDHISIRQLQLMLLKMALLLGIEIHVNVEFKALIEPPEDQETERIGWRAEVHPRTHPVNELEFDVIIGADGRRNTLPGFRRKEFRGKLAIAITANFINRNTTAEAKVEEISGVAFIFNQKFFQDLREATGIDLENIVYYKDDTHYFVMTAKKQSLLEKGVILHDYADTELLLSRANVDQAALLSYAREAADFSTNHQLPTLDFAINHYGQPDVAMFDFTCMYASENAAMVRQRHGHKLLVALVGDSLLEPFWPMGTGIARGFLAAMDSGWMVRSWAQGKTPLEVLAERESIYRLLPQTTPENVNKNFSQYSLDPTTRYPNISLNFLKPSQMRHLCDTGESREMWIEIENVINSSTPKLARNESIARSSKLLNWCQRQTEGYRNVNVTDLTMSWKSGLALCALIDRYRPDLIDFDSLDERDHEKNNQLAFDVAEREFGISPCMTGKEMSSVVEPDKLSMVMYLSQFYEMFKDTVPPGDNHNLSPEEKAALIASTKSPISFLSKLGQSIAISRKRNPKDKKEKDVDGLGKRRKTSQSENEEVSRGGRDDKPSVPTILSEKKMETSAVGNNNKVKVMATQLLAKFEENAPAQHTGLKRQGESLPNLDCLLPLTLPQTPVNEPERLAPVPAWRKARSGADQQSTSGSRSCPKKTILLPSSSSTSSLCLHSERYVRMYTGGVSSLAEQIASQLQSQEDPKPQPEKRDSGSLRKEFPVNIGGSDVCFFCQKRVYVMERLSAEGKFFHRSCFKCDYCGTTLRLSSYAFDVEDGKFYCKPHYCYRLSGYAQRKRPAPSPAPVTAKENQAPPTPVATVDAPGRAMAAAAPSAELQPSVPEVNGLQEPSLAKRLRGTPERIELENYRLSLQREEELEEVPEETLAEHNLSSVLDKATDADLGSSSSESDMEEEDEQEDREEQEEVEQEQQPHSPSDLGGVPWKEAVELHAKLRGNNREEGEDEALADAVSRDGEVDEEEEEDEDEDEDEDEDEEESSDEPCEDEDMQAEADSPDMEPGTEMDQDDIPSDAEAEARLHQSERAEVLPDEDNKSESLRMSSSIEPSNVSPMQKEEVSPLKPSPEPETQISLVKPPGTRFFPEPFIPEETKPPSPPPVVKSPLCPSPVPVKGSSPVPSPTLAAAASTVSVPASPPPSSTTKSPISSPVEPAIESPVRSAIKSPVKSPVGSPICSQPTPLPETCSPKSPVYPHRSICPLTGNPLSPICAQPLPCQEPSSPLASDSPVRTQPVPGVTSTPITKTDKGTPEPSKTTDTSTVETPLKKTDIIEEFWLKSAEIRKSLGLTPLDRSSKILEKSVVKAPPQDSTPVKTQSPDISEEQKPAFTGRAVIRRLNITLEGQVITPIAPVEPKSNGSDKRDLSSSSGLGLNGSMATSQTANSDSYNTSDSTMLTPPSSPPPPVPANQSPAVLRPQRHQVSWSNGAEKAPSERAKEPAKTKTPVPVPRTQLSPVSVPKPAPRKISSPQADPETSPVVVMREKKKQPRPEEARKSFVETVEEIPFADDVEETYDERTPDTSMNRYYTPPTSKSSRDRPPLHLALAMENGKPNIPVNTASKTQRATQFSPEAREIAEERIRAREKSVKSQALKDAMAKQLNKMKESDIDKGVSPKVAWNVTPEAAGKTKKSAVSPKTSAVKALESKKAETLPERFFSSNKSLDSSAASSDGSTTSKSKKRSSLFSPRKNKKEKKAKNDSSRLSGTDETPPKHKSLWKTVFSGYKKDKKKKDDKSCPSTPSSSSTTQDSGKKKASPLGRSSDLKSRRNLSFSEDSDLSCDDVLERSSQRSKADRHTDIFDLVSGMQKEAVNEEKLEKRRELKERKRVKEGHKGREWEKEVDREKKKDDKESVYVPHALAFKRSYATKKTYTEEELNAKLTRRVQKAARRQAKQEELKRLHRAQIIQRQLEQVEEKQRQLEERGVAVEKALRGEAGLYKGTYTLPKQHKRRSDYWGDSNYSEILDLHLGGMGKKDDPKLMQEWFKLVQEKNALVRYESELMIFARELELEDRQSRLQQELRERMAVEDHLKTEKELAQEKQILNEMLEVVEQRDALVALLEEQRLREKEEDKDLEAVMLSKGFNLNWA, encoded by the exons ATGGGGGATGGAGGTGCCGGTGCAGCTGGAGGAGATGGGGTGAACCGGTCCCATGTCCTGTTTGACAGCTTTGTCCAGGCGACCACCTGTAAGGGCACGCTCAAGGCTTTCCAGGAGCTGTGCGATCACCTGGAAGTCAAGCCCACAGAGTCCAGGATCTTCTATCACAAGCTCAAGTCCAAACTCAACTACTGGAAGGCCAAGGCACTCTGGGCAAAGTTAGATAAGAGGGCCAGCCAGAAGGAGTACAAGAAGGGCCGTGCCTGTGCCAACTCCAAG TGTCTGATCATTGGTGCGGGACCATGTGGCTTGCGTACAGCAATCGAACTGGCTTTTCTGGGAGCCAAAGTGGTGCTGCTGGAGAAGAGGGATGCCTTCTCCAGGAACAATGTGCTCCACCTCTGGCCCTTCACCATCCAAGACCTCAGGGGCCTCGGGGCCAAGAAGTTTTATGGAAAGTTCTGTGCTGGTGCTATCGATCATATCA GTATTCGTCAGCTTCAGCTAATGCTGCTCAAAATGGCTCTCTTGCTGGGCATTGAGATCCATGTCAACGTAGAGTTCAAGGCTCTTATTGAGCCCCCGGAAGATCAAGAGACTGAAA GGATAGGTTGGAGGGCCGAGGTCCACCCCAGGACACACCCTGTCAACGAGCTGGAGTTTGATGTCATCATTGGAGCAGACGGAAGGAGAAACACCCTACCAG GGTTTCGGCGTAAGGAATTCCGGGGCAAGCTTGCCATTGCCATCACTGCTAACTTCATCAACAGGAACACAACAGCAGAAGCAAAGGTTGAAGAGATCAGTGGGGTGGCCTTCATCTTCAACCAGAAGTTCTTTCAAGACCTCAGAGAAGCAACAG GTATTGACCTGGAAAACATTGTCTACTACAAGGATGACACGCACTACTTTGTGATGACTGCCAAAAAACAGAGCCTGCTGGAGAAAGGAGTCATTCTGCAT GACTATgcagacacagagctgctgctgtcgaGAGCTAATGTGGACCAGGCTGCGCTGCTGTCTTATGCCCGTGAGGCTGCGGATTTCTCCACCAACCATCAGCTGCCCACTCTAGACTTTGCCATCAACCACTACGGCCAGCCAGATGTAGCCATGTTCGACTTCACCTGCATGTATGCTTCAGAGAATGCCGCCATGGTGCGCCAACGCCATGGTCACAAGCTGCTGGTGGCGCTCGTGGGCGACAGCCTGTTGGAG CCCTTCTGGCCCATGGGCACTGGCATCGCCCGAGGTTTCCTGGCAGCCATGGACTCGGGGTGGATGGTGAGGAGTTGGGCTCAGGGAAAAACCCCTCTTGAGGTGCTGGCTGAGAG GGAGAGTATTTACCGTCTGCTGCCCCAAACCACACCTGAAAACGTCAACAAGAACTTCAGTCAGTACAGCCTGGATCCTACCACACGCTACCCCAACATTAGCCTTAACTTCCTCAAGCCCAGCCAG atgaGGCACCTCTGTGACACAGGGGAGTCCAGGGAAATGTggattgaaattgaaaatgtgatCAACTCGTCAACACCCAAGTTGGCCAGGAATG AATCCATAGCACGATCCAGTAAACTGCTGAACTGGTgccagagacaaacagaggggTACAGGAATGTTAATGTAACCGATCTGACTATGTCTTGGAAGAGTGGCTTGGCTCTATGTGCCCTCATTGACCGATACAGACCGGATCTCAT TGACTTTGATTCCCTGGACGAGCGAGACCACGAGAAGAACAACCAGCTGGCCTTTGACGTGGCGGAGAGGGAATTTGGCATCTCACCCTGCATGACTGGCAAGGAGATGTCCTCTGTCGTAGAGCCAGACAAACTCTCTATGGTCATGTACCTCAGCCAATTCTATGAGATGTTTAAGGATACAGTGCCACCTGGAG ATAATCACAACTTGAGTCCTGAAGAGAAGGCTGCACTGATAGCCAGCACCAAATCTCCCATCTCCTTCCTCAGCAAACTTGGTCAGAGCATAGCAATTTCCAGGAAACGAAATCCAAAG GACAAAAAAGAGAAGGATGTTGACGGTTTggggaagagaaggaaaaccaGCCAGTCTGAAAAT GAGGAGGTATCCAGGGGCGGTCGTGACGACAAGCCGTCTGTCCCAACTATcctgtcagagaaaaaaatggagacCTCTGCTGTagggaacaacaacaaagtcaaGGTCATGGCCACCCAGCTGCTTGCCAAGTTTGAGGAGAACGCTCCAGCGCAGCATACAGGACTCAAGCGACAG GGAGAGTCTCTGCCCAATCTGGACTGCCTTTTGCCCCTTACCCTGCCCCAAACCCCTGTGAATGAGCCAGAACGGCTGGCACCAGTCCCAGCATGGAGGAAG GCCAGAAGTGGTGCAGACCAACAGTCCACCTCGGGCTCTCGGAGCTGCCCAAAGAAAACCATTCTgctcccttcttcctcctccacttcctcactCTGTCTTCACTCAGAG CGCTATGTAAGGATGTACACAGGCGGAGTTAGCTCATTGGCTGAGCAGATAGCCAGTCAGCTTCAGTCTCAGGAAGATCCTAAGCCCCAGCCTGAAAAGAGGGACTCG GGCTCCCTCAGAAAAGAGTTCCCTGTCAACATTGGTGGCAGCGATGTTTGCTTCTTCTGCCAAAAGCGTGTGTACGTGATGGAGAGACTGAGTGCAGAGGGCAAGTTCTTCCATCGGAGCTGCTTCAAGTGTGACTACTGTGGCACCACGCTACGACTGTCCTCCTATGCCTTTGATGTGGAGGATG GGAAATTTTACTGCAAGCCCCACTACTGTTACCGTCTGTCTGGCTATGCTCAGAGAAAGAGGCCTGCTCCCTCCCCTGCTCCAGTCACTGCGAAg GAGAACCAGGCACCCCCGACCCCTGTGGCAACCGTGGATGCCCCAGGAAGGGCGATGGCAGCGGCAGCCCCCTCGGCCGAGCTCCAGCCCTCAG TACCGGAGGTCAATGGCCTGCAGGAGCCCAGCTTAGCTAAACGTCTGCGGGGAACTCCAGAACGCATCGAGCTGGAGAACTACCGTCTGTCCctgcagagggaagaggagctggaggaggtgcCAGAGGAGACGCTCGCAGAACACAACCTGAGCAGTGTGCTGGACAAGGCCACAGACGCTGACCTGGGCTCCAG TAGCTCAGAGTCCGacatggaggaagaggatgagcaggaggatcgggaggagcaggaggaagtggagcaggagcagcaacCTCACAGCCCATCAGACCTCGGCGGCGTTCCCTGGAAGGAGGCTGTAGAGCTCCACGCCAAACTGAGGGGCaacaacagagaggagggagaggatgagGCGCTGGCCGACGCAGTAAGCAGAGATGGGGAAgtagatgaagaggaggaagaggacgaggatgaagatgaggatgaggatgaagatgaagaggagtcCAGTGATG AGCCCTGTGAGGATGAAGATATGCAAGCCGAAGCAGACAGTCCAGATATGGAGCCCGGTACAGAGATGGATCAAG ATGACATCCCTTCAGATGCCGAAGCCGAGGCTCGTTTGCATCAGTCAGAACGTGCTGAAGTGCTTCCTGACGAAGACAACAAATCAGAAAGTCTGAGAATGTCCTCCAGTATTG AACCATCCAACGTCAGCCCCATGCAGAAAGAAGAGGTTTCTCCACTCAAGCCATCTCCAGAACCTGAAACACAG ATAAGTCTGGTGAAACCTCCTGGTACCCGCTTTTTCCCAGAACCATTCATACCAGAGGAAACGaagcctccttctcctcctccagtcgTCAAGAGCCCGCTGTGCCCTTCGCCTGTTCCAGTCAAGGGTTCTTCCCCTGTTCCTTCTCCTACTCTTGCTGCCGCTGCTTCAACTGTCAGTGTTCCTGCCTCACCCCCACCCAGCTCAACCACCAAATCACCCATCAGCTCTCCGGTCGAGCCAGCCATCGAGTCACCAGTCAGATCAGCAATCAAATCCCCTGTTAAGTCGCCAGTTGGTTCCCCAATCTGCTCTCAGCCTACCCCTCTCCCCGAGACTTGTTCCCCTAAATCTCCTGTTTACCCTCATCGCTCTATTTGCCCTCTCACAGGCAACCCCCTGTCGCCAATCTGCGCTCAGCCCTTGCCCTGCCAGGAACCCTCGTCACCCCTTGCCTCTGACTCTCCTGTCAGAACTCAACCTGTTCCTGGTGTCACTTCGACGCCCATTACCAAAACAGACAAGGGGACACCTGAGCCCTCAAAAACCACAGATACTTCAACAGTGGAAACTCCattgaaaaagacagacattatTGAGGAGTTTTGGTTAAAGAGTGCTGAGATCAGGAAGAGCCTTGGCCTGACTCCTTTGGACCGCAGTAGTAAAATCTTAGAAAAGAGTGTTGTTAAGGCTCCACCGCAGGACTCTACCCCTGTCAAGACACAGTCTCCAGATATATCTGAGGAACAGAAGCCTGCTTTTACTGGCCGAGCTGTCATTCGCAGGCTCAACATAACTCTCGAGGGTCAGGTCATTACTCCCATTGCTCCTGTGGAGCCTAAGAGTAATGGCTCTGATAAGAGGgacctcagcagcagctctggctTGGGGTTGAATGGGAGCATGGCCACGAGCCAGACAGCAAACAGTGACAGCTACAACACGTCTGACTCCACCATGCTAACCCCGCCCTCGAGCCCACCGCCACCTGTGCCTGCTAATCAGTCTCCAGCTGTGCTTAGGCCGCAAAGACACCAGGTATCCTGGAGCAATGGAGCAGAAAAAGCTCCTTCTGAGCGTGCCAAAGAGCCAGCAAAGACCAAGACTCCTGTTCCTGTACCAAGGACTCAGCTGAGCCCTGTGTCTGTGCCCAAACCCGCACccaggaaaatctcctcaccaCAAGCAGATCCGGAAACATCTCCAGTGGTTGTCatgagggagaagaagaagcaaccACGGCCAGAGGAGGCGAGGAAGTCGTTTGTTGAAACGGTGGAGGAGATTCCTTTTGCTGATGATGTGGAGGAAACCTACGATGAACGAACACCAGACACAAGCATGAACAGGTATTATACTCCGCCCACTAGCAAGTCGAGCAGGGACCGACCTCCCTTGCATCTCGCTCTAGCAATGGAAAATGGTAAACCCAATATCCCTGTCAACACAGCCTCTAAGACCCAGAGGGCAACTCAGTTTTCCCCGGAGGCCAGGGAGATCGCTGAGGAGCGAATAAGGGCTAGAGAAAAGTCTGTCAAGAGCCAGGCTTTAAAAGACGCCATGGCCAAGcagctaaacaaaatgaaagaatctGACATAGATAAGGGTGTCTCACCCAAGGTGGCTTGGAACGTAACCCCAGAGGCTGCTGGTAAAACTAAAAAGTCAGCTGTATCTCCAAAGACATCAGCCGTGAAAGCTCTGGAGTCGAAGAAGGCGGAGACTTTACCTGAGCGTTTCTTCAGCAGCAACAAGAGTCTGGACAGCTCAGCAGCTTCATCAGATGGATCCACTACGAGTAAGAGTAAGAAACGAAGCTCCCTCTTCTCCCCACGCAAGAataagaaggagaaaaaagccAAGAATGACAGCAGCAGGCTCTCTGGCACAGATGAGACACCTCCCAAACACAAGTCACTGTGGAAGACTGTCTTCTCGGGCTACaagaaggacaagaagaagaaggatgaTAAGTCCTGCCCAAGCACACCGTCCTCGAGTTCCACCACACAGGACTCTGGCAAGAAAAAAGCTTCACCTCTTGGGAGATCATCAG ACTTGAAATCACGAAGAAACTTGAGCTTCTCTGAGGACTCAGACCTGTCTTGTGATGATGTTCTGGAGAGGTCCTCCCAGAGGTCAAAGGCAGAT CGGCACACGGACATCTTTGACCTAGTATCAGGCATGCAGAAGGAAGCGGTGAATGAGGAGAAActggagaaaaggagggagttaaaggaaagaaagagggtgAAAGAGGGGCACAAAGGAAGAGAGTGGGAAAAAGAGGTTGATcgagaaaagaagaaagatgatAAGGAG TCTGTTTATGTCCCCCACGCACTGGCGTTCAAGAGATCATACGCCACAAAG AAAACCTACACAGAAGAAGAGCTGAATGCCAAGCTGACACGAAGGGTCCAGAAAGCTGCCCGACGGCAAGCCAAGCAGGAGGAGCTCAAAAGGCTGCACAGAGCCCAG ATCATCCAGAGACAgttggagcaggtggaggagaagcagaggcagctggaggagaggggTGTAGCTGTGGAGAAAGCATTGAGAGGAGAAGCAG GATTGTATAAAGGTACTTATACATTACCCAAACAGCACAAAAGAAGATCAG ACTATTGGGGAGATTCTAATTACAGTGAAATCCTGGACTTGCATCTGGGCG